The following coding sequences lie in one Anguilla anguilla isolate fAngAng1 chromosome 14, fAngAng1.pri, whole genome shotgun sequence genomic window:
- the skor2 gene encoding SKI family transcriptional corepressor 2 isoform X5, producing MDKVLLPGPSDIVMTTPPGSFQPQPLTPPRPGHPSSSSLKPNQVGQVILYGVPIVSLVIDGQERLCLAQISNTLLKNYSYNEIHNRRVALGITCVQCTPVQLEILRRAGAMPISSRRCGMITKREAERLCKSFLGENSPPKLPDNFAFDVSHECAWGCRGNFIPARYNSSRAKCIKCSYCSMYFSPNKFIFHSHRTPEAKYTQPDAANFNSWRRHLKLSDKTPPDDLAFAWEDVKAMFNGGSRKRALPPSHCSSLGAAKAAGSVLPHMISADLGQKRARFEDDEDMDTVGGLSPSKNARSYPVIPVPSKGFGVLQKFPAASLFPSPYSFPAFGLCQQKKDEGEAGGGQKGAGLSGLLWPGRKDAFYPPFCMFWPPRTAGGLPVPTYLQPQPNALTSLAESPALRQAFLDLSEPADVGPGANGALPRAGLFESECPPPSLGVGAQPASDGWLKLLDAPSLQARKASYHSAFRPVVKDAESIAKLHGGLDDFGSDRHPSPGTSCSYPSESGDSEEEQEVDVETKQDEEEEESFGARPREACPLQLPGLADGKEPERERERERERGPFPPDVSPGNAADKPGLAPPPSAALKGPSPIPAPLEDTAYKNAQKNQTDGQSAFTSKENCNFPDENKDERNFFVSEREHSGPEYWRESAVDQSREARSPVPLKKDVECMEKEELQKVLLEQIDLRRRLEQEFHALKGNATFPVFHNFQDQMKRELAYREEMVQQLQMIPYANILRKEKIGTNFNKT from the exons ATGGACAAAGTCCTCCTCCCCGGACCCAGCGACATCGTGATGACCACGCCGCCCGGCTCGTTCCAGCCGCAGCCCCTCACGCCCCCGCGCCCCGgacacccctcctcctcctcgctcaaGCCCAACCAGGTGGGCCAGGTGATCCTGTACGGCGTGCCCATCGTCTCCCTGGTGATCGACGGCCAGGAGCGGCTGTGCCTGGCGCAGATCTCCAACACCCTGCTCAAGAACTACAGCTACAACGAGATCCACAACCGGCGGGTGGCGCTGGGCATCACCTGCGTGCAGTGCACGCCCGTGCAGCTGGAGATCCTGCGCCGGGCGGGCGCCATGCCCATCTCCTCGCGCCGCTGCGGCATGATCACCAAGCGCGAGGCCGAGCGCCTCTGCAAGTCCTTCCTGGGCGAGAACTCGCCGCCGAAGCTGCCGGACAACTTCGCCTTCGACGTGTCGCACGAGTGCGCCTGGGGCTGCCGCGGCAACTTCATCCCGGCCCGCTACAACAGCTCGCGGGCCAAGTGCATCAAGTGCTCGTACTGCAGCATGTACTTCTCGCCCAACAAGTTCATCTTCCACTCGCACCGCACGCCCGAGGCCAAGTACACGCAGCCCGACGCCGCCAACTTCAACTCCTGGCGCCGCCACCTCAAGCTGTCGGACAAGACGCCGCCGGACGACCTGGCCTTCGCCTGGGAGGACGTCAAGGCCATGTTCAACGGCGGCAGCCGAAAGCGCGCCCTGCCGCCGTCCCACTGCTCGTCGCTGGGCGCCGCCAAGGCCGCCGGCTCCGTCCTGCCCCACATGATCTCGGCCGACCTGGGCCAGAAGAGGGCCCGCTTCGAGGACGACGAGGACATGGACACCGTGGGCGGGCTGTCGCCCAGCAAGAACGCCCGCAGCTACCCGGTCATCCCCGTGCCCAGCAAGGGCTTCGGCGTTCTGCAGAAGTTCCCCGCCGCCTCGCTCTTCCCCAGCCCCTACAGCTTCCCCGCCTTCGGCCTCTGCCAGCAGAAGAAGGACGAGGGCGAGGCGGGCGGCGGCCAGAAGGGCGCGGGGCTGTCGGGCCTCCTGTGGCCCGGCCGCAAGGACGCCTTCTACCCGCCGTTCTGCATGTTCTGGCCCCCGCGGACCGCCGGCGGCCTGCCCGTGCCCACCTACCTGCAGCCGCAGCCCAACGCCCTCACCTCGCTGGCCGAGAGCCCCGCCCTGCGCCAGGCCTTCCTGGACCTGTCCGAGCCGGCGGACGTGGGCCCCGGCGCGAACGGCGCCCTCCCCCGGGCGGGGCTGTTCGAGAgcgagtgcccccccccctccctgggcgTGGGGGCGCAGCCGGCGTCGGACGGCTGGCTCAAGCTGCTGGacgccccctccctgcaggcGCGGAAGGCCAGCTACCACTCGGCCTTCCGGCCGGTGGTGAAGGACGCCGAGAGCATCGCCAAGCTGCACGGCGGCCTGGACGACTTCGGCTCCGACCGCCACCCGTCGCCCGGCACCAGCTGCAGCTACCCCAGCGAGAGCGGCGACagcgaggaggagcaggaggtggaCGTGGAGACCAAgcaggacgaggaagaggaggagagcttCGGCGCCCGGCCGCGCGAGGCCTGCCCCCTGCAGCTGCCGGGGCTCGCCGACGGCAAGGAGccggagagggagcgggagcgggagcgggagcgggggcCGTTTCCCCCCGACGTCTCCCCGGGAAACGCGGCGGACAAGCCGGGCCTGGCTCCCCCTCCGTCTGCCGCGCTGAAAGGCCCCAGCCCCATCCCCGCTCCGCTGGAGGACACGGcctacaaaaat GCCCAAAAAAACCAGACCGACGGACAGTCAGCTTTTACATCCAAAGAAAACTGCAACTTTCCAG atgaaaacaaagacgAGAGAAACTTCTTTGTCTCAGAGAGGGAGCATTCTGGGCCGGAGTACTGGAGAGAGAGTGCTG TTGATCAAAGTCGAGAAGCACGTTCCCCAGTGCCCCTTAAGAAGGACGTCGAATGCATGGAGAAAG AAGAACTTCAGAAGGTCCTGCTGGAACAGATCGATCTGCGGAGGAGGCTGGAGCAGGAGTTTCACGCGCTTAAGGGGAACGCTACCTTTCCTGTGTTCC ATAACTTTCAGGACCAAATGAAAAGAGAGCTGGCGTACAGAGAGGAAATGGTGCAGCAGTTACAGATG ATTCCCTATGCAAATATcctcagaaaagagaaaattggTACAAATTTCAACAAGACCTAA